The Candidatus Nanosynbacter sp. HMT-352 region GACCACTGGAGCGTTGCTTACGGGCTGCGACTGAGGTTTGGCAGGCTGCTTTTTTTGGTTGCGGACAGGTTTTATTGCGGTATCAATTTCCTTCTCGACATCTTCCCTGTTTCGCGAATACATGCGACGCGAATGTTCAATAATGTGCGGCGTGTTGTCGGCTTGGCTTGGCGGAAGTTCCAGTGTGCGAGCAGAAAACGCAGGAGTTTTCTCGCCGCCGATAACCATATTGACAACAAAATTACGATTGTGCATTTGAAGTAGGTCGATTGCCTCGAAGTTCGGCTCGAATTGCTTGGCAAGAATCGGCGCATCGTCAGCGGAAACTCGGAAAGAAATCATGGTGCCGACGTTGCCGAAAACCGCATCGCGAACCGTGTCGCTCATCTGGGAAATGTACTGATTGGCAACGGTCAAGTTAAGGCCATATTTTCGAGCCTCAGACAGAATAGTCGCAAATGAATCGGTGGCAAAGTTCTGGAACTCGTCGACGTAAAGATAGAATGGGCGGCGGTCGCGCACGTCAGGAATGTCACTTCGAGACATGGCGGCAAGCTGAATTTTCGTAACCAAAAACGAACCGAGTATGGCGGCATTATCTTCACCGATAAGACCTTTGGACAGATTGACAATTAGAATCTTTCCTTCATCCATAATCTGGCGAATATTGAATGTGGATTTTGGCTGTCCGATGATGTTGCGGATGATTGGATTGGCAGTGAAAGCTCCGACTTTATTTAAGACTGGCGCAATTGCCTCGGCGACAAACTTGTCATTCCAGCTGGCAAATTCGACATTCCAGAATTGCAAAACCACGGTGTCCTGGCAATAAGTCAGCGTTTCTTTTCGGAATTCCTTATCTGTTAGCATGCGAGTAATGTCGAGCATCGTCGCTTCTGGTCGGTCCAGCAAAGCCAGAATTGTATACCGCAAAATATACTCAAGCCGTGGCCCCCACGAATCGCCGAAAATACGCTTCAAAACGCCGATGATCTCTGACGAAATGTTGGTTTTCTGATTAGGGTTCGTGACTTCCAGCGGGTTGAATCCCAGAGGATACGCGGTGTCGGCTGGATTGAAATAGATCACGTCGTTCAATCGGCTGCCAGGGATAAATTTCATGTTGTTGATTGCGAAGTCGCCGTGCGGGTCGATGATGGCATATCCTTGATTATGGAAAATATCGCTTAAGGCGAAGAGCTCTAATAGTCCACTTTTTCCGGCGCCCGTTTGCCCGATTATGTAAACGTGGCGTGAGCGATCATAGCGTAACATGCCGAATTGGTGGCTGATGCCGCGGAAGTTGGTGACGCCAAAGGCAGAAATTTGGTCATCGTTGACATCTTCTCCGGTTAAGACTGGCAATTTGGACGGCGGTTCTGCAGTTTTGGAGCTTGCCCAGACTATATTCGGCGTCTCGACGTTGGTGTGCGGCAAATGAAAAACTGACGCCAATTCTTCTATGTTTAAGATGAAGCCGTCGCCAATGAACGAACGCTTGCGATATTTATCAATAAATTCTTTACCAAACGCGCCCTTGACGGCGTGAAATCCGTTGAGATTTGTCGAGTTGAACTGCTTAAATGTGCCGACGAGTGCCTGCATGCGAAGCTTAGCGTTTGTCTGACTTTCGCCCATATAAACCAAGCGAATTTTTACCTCGTAGCCGAGTTTTGTGGCCTTTTTCTCTGCTTCAGAAATGCGAGTTTTATCGCGATCTGACAGCTCAACGGCTGTCGATTGATTTGCTCCCTGCTCTGGTGGTTGCCATAACGCGCCAAGTACGCCGATTAGCCATTGCATGCTGCCGCCGAATCCTGGCAAGGAGAACATTCGTCCGTTTTTTATACTATTTATGTATCGATCTGCGGCGTTTTGCCAGTCGTCAGGGATCGGTCTGACCAGTACCTGAATCCACAATTCCTCACCAGTGGTTTCCAATTTCGCCAGCGTGCCCGTAATGCCTGCCAGCGGGTCGACCTCGAAGTTTTGGAAGGTGCGAATCGGGAGAAACTCATCCGTGGTTAATGTCAATTCTGTCGAATAAGCAACTTCGTGGTCACGCTCGTGCTCAGTGTAATCTTCGTCGGCTTGGTGAATTTGAACGGTTGGGTATTGAGAATAGATCTGTCCTTCGACGAAACTTTGCAAGGTTTTTGGCACCCAAACGTAAAAGCGAATTTGCCCATTGACTGAGGCGATTTCAAAGCTGATATGCTCCTGGTGTCCGCCAGATAATCGCAATTCTTTATTGTCGCGAAGAATTCCGTGCAGTGAAGCGAATAACTGCTCGGCGGCAAGCTCTTGCTTGTCGTTGGTGCGTGGGATTTCCAGAATCAAAAGTACGCTCTCAACTGGGGTGAAGTCTTCGATTTTCCGATAATTTCGCCACGTCAAAAACATCAGGACTGCCACGATTGGCATCCAAACGTACCATTGTAATAACGTACCGATGATCCAAGAAATAATCTGCATTATGTGTAAATTATCTCACCTCTGAAAGAAGTTTGCAACTTAGCTTAAGCGGCTTCTTCAAAAACGTATGTGGCTTTAGCGACGCGTTTGAATTGTGGCTTTGATTGAAGGTTTAATAGAATAGTAGTTTCCTTGACTTGTCGTTTGTCGAGGACTTGACGAACGATTTCATCGCGGTGAAGCGGAGTTTCGGAATTCTTCAAAATATCGGTAATGATATCTGCTACAGTTCCGCGGCTGTAGCCCCAGCTGGCAAGCGCGTAAATGCCGCGACCGATCAGAACAAAGCGCTTGTCTTTAATAAGTTCATTGTGAATTGCCTGCGTCGTGACGCTTCGGCGGTTAAATTCGCTGTCCCGAATTCCTTTGGCAATGTCGGAAAAATGCATCGGTGAGCCATTCGTGTCCAGAACAACGTAGATTTTATCGCGAATGTTCTTTGGGTTGACCGCTGGCCATTTGGCTAGTCCCCACTGATCGTTTAAGCTGGCTAATTTCTTACTAACAGTAGCCAAGGCTGCAATGTTTGAAGGATGTTCATAGTCCAATTTTTTGTGCAATTCTTCCGCGGTAACGGGTTCGCCGTGTTTTTTGATGGTCTTTACAACTTCTTCGACTCGTGCTCTGATTTGCTTTTCATTGCCGAGAGTGTCAATTGCTGCCGCTTGGTAATAATCGTCATTCTCTGTAACAATCGTGATGTTTTCTGCCAGCTCAGAAATAAACGCCACACGAGCGCGGTCAATTGCAGTAGCTTCTTTACCGAGGAAATGCGACGCCAAATCCTGCATGCGCGCAACTCGTCCCATCTCAGACAAACTCGAAGTGATTTCTTTTTCCATAG contains the following coding sequences:
- a CDS encoding type IV secretory system conjugative DNA transfer family protein, whose product is MQIISWIIGTLLQWYVWMPIVAVLMFLTWRNYRKIEDFTPVESVLLILEIPRTNDKQELAAEQLFASLHGILRDNKELRLSGGHQEHISFEIASVNGQIRFYVWVPKTLQSFVEGQIYSQYPTVQIHQADEDYTEHERDHEVAYSTELTLTTDEFLPIRTFQNFEVDPLAGITGTLAKLETTGEELWIQVLVRPIPDDWQNAADRYINSIKNGRMFSLPGFGGSMQWLIGVLGALWQPPEQGANQSTAVELSDRDKTRISEAEKKATKLGYEVKIRLVYMGESQTNAKLRMQALVGTFKQFNSTNLNGFHAVKGAFGKEFIDKYRKRSFIGDGFILNIEELASVFHLPHTNVETPNIVWASSKTAEPPSKLPVLTGEDVNDDQISAFGVTNFRGISHQFGMLRYDRSRHVYIIGQTGAGKSGLLELFALSDIFHNQGYAIIDPHGDFAINNMKFIPGSRLNDVIYFNPADTAYPLGFNPLEVTNPNQKTNISSEIIGVLKRIFGDSWGPRLEYILRYTILALLDRPEATMLDITRMLTDKEFRKETLTYCQDTVVLQFWNVEFASWNDKFVAEAIAPVLNKVGAFTANPIIRNIIGQPKSTFNIRQIMDEGKILIVNLSKGLIGEDNAAILGSFLVTKIQLAAMSRSDIPDVRDRRPFYLYVDEFQNFATDSFATILSEARKYGLNLTVANQYISQMSDTVRDAVFGNVGTMISFRVSADDAPILAKQFEPNFEAIDLLQMHNRNFVVNMVIGGEKTPAFSARTLELPPSQADNTPHIIEHSRRMYSRNREDVEKEIDTAIKPVRNQKKQPAKPQSQPVSNAPVVNSQPEKPQPAANDGEVVLQIRGNDNAPTETAINTVTPLASATPKRRRRRRKKSTTAA
- a CDS encoding sigma factor-like helix-turn-helix DNA-binding protein, translating into MSETAKTEQSAKLNSVVDTIISKIPQEREKEIISRRFGLYDRKETLELIGDMFGITRERVRQLEKAILTRLRAAVAEGELPSVIAMEKEITSSLSEMGRVARMQDLASHFLGKEATAIDRARVAFISELAENITIVTENDDYYQAAAIDTLGNEKQIRARVEEVVKTIKKHGEPVTAEELHKKLDYEHPSNIAALATVSKKLASLNDQWGLAKWPAVNPKNIRDKIYVVLDTNGSPMHFSDIAKGIRDSEFNRRSVTTQAIHNELIKDKRFVLIGRGIYALASWGYSRGTVADIITDILKNSETPLHRDEIVRQVLDKRQVKETTILLNLQSKPQFKRVAKATYVFEEAA